One genomic window of Musa acuminata AAA Group cultivar baxijiao unplaced genomic scaffold, Cavendish_Baxijiao_AAA HiC_scaffold_1137, whole genome shotgun sequence includes the following:
- the LOC135670996 gene encoding receptor-like protein EIX2, producing MPAWFWNISSSTITDLFLSNNQIGGKLPSSLNFTKLETLYLDSNRFEGPLPTMLPSTLETLFLSNNSFTEQLPIWPDVQSVALSNNMLDGGLSSSICQWTGGLEYLDLSNNKLLGEIPYCLGKSLQNLWFLDLSNNHLSSEIPYTIGFLSGLSLLQLKNNSFSGEVPLSLKNCTNLWFLDLTQNNLVGSIMLWMGENLQQLKVLRLRSNMFSGVIPWQLARFEQLQIMDLANNNFFGSIPHNFGNLSAMRSTSQYSDFCSDELDVFTKGQDLHYLQCNMQLMKSLDLSNNHLIGEIPKGVGDLAGLKNLNLSRNHLQGKIPWEIGGMISLESLDLSINDLSGNIPESLSALYFLSYLNLSYNNLSGMIPSGHQLQTLNDPSIYMGNADLCGPPISKSCFNNKSTQNILQEYKKENPEWLWFYISMVLGYVMGFWTFCGILFLKDAWRHAYFHMIDDMYDWFWVQWYLIF from the coding sequence ATGCCCGCTTGGTTttggaatatttcatcttctaccatCACAGATTTATTCCTTTCCAACAACCAAATAGGAGGCAAGCTGCCATCTTCTTTGAACTTCACCAAGTTGGAAACATTATATTTGGATTCCAACAGATTTGAAGGTCCATTGCCAACGATGCTACCATCTACACTTGAGACTCTATTCCTCTCCAATAATTCCTTTACAGAGCAATTGCCGATATGGCCTGATGTTCAATCAGTGGCACTCTCAAATAACATGCTTGATGGTGGCTTATCTTCATCAATCTGCCAATGGACAGGTGGTCTCGAATACCTTGACCTTTCGAACAACAAATTACTTGGTGAGATCCCTTATTGTCTGGGAAAATCATTACAAAATctttggttcttagatttgagCAACAACCACTTGTCAAGTGAAATTCCATACACGATCGGGTTTTTAAGTGGGCTTTCACTTTTGCAACTAAAAAATAACAGTTTTTCGGGTGAGGTTCCTTTGTCATTGAaaaattgtacaaatttatggttTCTTGATCTAACTCAAAATAATCTTGTCGGAAGTATAATGCTATGGATGGGAGAAAATCTACAACAACTGAAAGTACTTCGTCTACGTTCAAATATGTTTTCTGGAGTTATTCCTTGGCAACTTGCTAGATTTGAACAGCTTCAAATAATGGATCTTGCCAATAACAATTTCTTTGGATCAATACCTCACAACTTTGGTAATTTAAGTGCCATGAGATCTACATCACAATATTCTGATTTTTGTTCTGATGAATTAGATGTCTTTACGAAGGGACAAGATCTTCATTATTTACAATGCAACATGCAACTTATGAAAAGTTTGGATCTTTCAAACAATCATCTAATCGGAGAGATACCAAAAGGAGTTGGAGATCTTGCGGGACTCAAGAACTTGAATTTGTCAAGAAATCATTTACAAGGGAAAATCCCTTGGGAGATAGGAGGAATGATATCATTAGAATCCCTTGATCTATCGATAAATGACCTTTCTGGTAACATTCCTGAGAGTTTATCGGCTTTATATTTCTTGAGCTATTTGAATTTATCGTATAATAATCTTTCGGGAATGATACCATCTGGTCATCAACTCCAAACACTCAATGATCCATCCATCTATATGGgcaatgctgacttatgtggaccaccAATTTCCAAAAGTTGTTTTAACAATAAATCAACTCAAAATATTTTGCAAGAGTACAAGAAGGAGAATCCCGAGTGGCTATGGTTCTATATCAGCATGGTACTAGGATATGTGATGGGATTTTGGACCTTTTGTGGTATTCTCTTCCTCAAAGACGCATGGAGGCATGCTTAtttccatatgattgatgatatgtATGATTGGTTCTGGGTACAATGGTATTTAATCTTTTGA